In Pyrus communis chromosome 15, drPyrComm1.1, whole genome shotgun sequence, the genomic stretch CTATTTTATGGAATCTCAACACATGTGAGCATCATGGTCAGTTAGCTAGGTAGGTTTGGTGGTTGGAAAGTTGAAAGGTGCCCAATAAGTTGATTGGTTGGTTGGACGTACGTCAAGAACCAAAAAGAACTGGCCCAAATTCTTTGGTGGAGACGAAGACAGATTAAAGGGCATAAAATGTCGGTGGTGCCTAATTTTTGCATGGATGTTTTGAGACCAATAACTCAAAGAAATTTGTGTGTCAAAGAAGCACGACACTCACTCTCGTCCAATTAAAACTCTCTCAATTTTCTGAAAAgggcaaaagaagaaaagagttccaccaaaaatacaaaagaaaaaaaaaaaagaaaaatcttgcTTTAATCGTCCCTTTCTCATATATGGCATTGTTTTTTAATTCATGGGAACATCACCACGTGAAACACGACGCCAACTTGGCATGTATTTTAATTAGCGGGACGAAAAACTGATACGGGTATTGAAAACAAAAGTCACAAGATGAAATATTATACATATTATGCAGGTGGCCATTTATCATGGTGGTGGAAAGAAGTTGAATCATTTCATAACGGCGTATATTCAAACATCGTCGGTCGTTAATCTAataactaatctaacaaaatctattgtttgacaaaaaaaaaaaagtattatacaTGTAATAAAAGTGATCGACAGAGTCAAATACTAAggacatatgcatattgggatCAAGGTTAGGATCACTCAGAGTCCGGGAGATATACATGTGAAGGTCTTACGAGAACCCTCCAAATGTTTACAGATCCCTTTTGCACCCACCAAGCGTTCGCTGTAATGCCTGCAAGCGTGTGTCGACAGGTTGCGTCAACAACACTCGATATCAATCACCAGATTGTTTCCACATACGTCGATGTCTGTTGACATGTGCTTGTAATTTGGTTGATGACAATAACCTCACAAAGTATTCGATGAAATGCTTGATTGAATAACTGAAATTGTTTTTTGCGCGTAAAAAATTACTAGTGAGGAGCATGCTTGTAGACCATCAGTTTTAAAACGGACAGGCCCTTTTCTTGGAAATTGGCCCAAGCcttcttgaagaagaaggagacacACCAACCCAAACCCAATTCTGGCCTCGAAAAGGGCAAAATAAAACCCAACGTCATTTATCTTGTAATCCCACATCGACTGTGTTTGCCAACGTCTACGGATGTTAATTGCCGAGCTCAATAACGATAGGCTTGTGACCGAAATGTAGGGACATTAAAGATGGTGCGGAAGGTAAGGGCCTGAAGTCGATCTCATTCCTCACAAAGGAAAAACGATCCCAACAGTGACTAGTACCGGAGGTATACGTACCGCCCGCCAAGGTGCGTATACCATAACTAGTCTTCCTGTATACACAGGAATGTTGGCTTTAACAAAGCAGCCATATGGGCTCAATACTAGGACAGCAGTGCTGGCACACGGACCACCTCTTATGGACCTCCATTTCTTGTATGATTCATTCAATCCGATAAACAGGAATACGCATTGACGCGTGGAAATCACTACTTAATTTTGAACTGTGAAACTAATCGAACAGTGAAAGGAGAAGTATCGCTGCATCGGTGTCTCAATAGCATGCCTCCATGGTAAAATTTCAGTCTATCATACAAAATTTCGAGGACGTAAAATGGTATCTTCGTTAATTACATAAGGAAACCAGTTCCGGACTCCATAGACGTACAAAAGCACACATATATACAAACTTTAAACGCCGCCAATCATATGCAGGGCTCAGGTTCATAGCTGCTCGTAACTTATTATTAACAAAGCTACTGAAGGCGTGAGCGACGCGCTGAAGCATGCAGCTTCAAGATTATTGGAATGGAAGACGCATTTCAAAGTTCTACATAGTGAAGCTAGAACGAAGATGATCAGGAAAACACTGCGGCATTGTCTGTAGCAGCTTCGGGATGGTAAAGAAGCATTTCCCTCCACATCATCTCCCTTATCGTCTCTTCTCCTAAATCCTCGTCTATGTCGAGATCAATAGGTACCTCAGCTGGAGGGTTAGTACTAGGATCATACAATGGGGCCATGTATGGGTGTTGGAGTGCTTCAGTGACGCTAATCCTCTTTGATGGGTCAAAAACAAGCATCTTTTGCAGTAGATCAATTGCTAGAGGATGAGCATCAGGGTAAAGGGGGGTCCCCGGAGAAAAGGGCAGCGATTTTATGTATTTCGTCGCCTTAGGATTGTCTATAAATTGGAGATCCTCCTCCCTCTGGCTGCCAAGGATGTTAATTATGAGTTTGAGCTGGTTGAGGCATTCTGTACCAGGGAAGATAGGTTTCCGGCCAAGAAGCTCAGCAAAGATGCACCCAACAGACCACACATCAATCGACGTTCCATAGTTGTCACAGCAGAGCAGGAGCTCAGGGGCACGGTACCAACGAGTGACAACATACTCGGTCATGAACTGGTCCTTTCCTGTGCTGGTGCGCGCTAGCCCAAAATCACATATTTTTAAGTCACAGTTTGCATTGATAAGAAGGTTTCCAGGCTTCAAATCACGATGGAGAATGTTTGCAGAATGGAGATACTGTAGGCCTCGAAGCAGCTGCAAGGAAATTCTATTTTCTTCagtacaagtgaaaaaaaagatTAACACAAAAGACAACTGTGAATATATCCTCTCCAAAAGTTTTAAATTCGAAACAATGGAGGACAAATTCCGTAGaaagaaataaattaacaagaagAAGTACAAAAAAGGGTTTTtccgaaaaaagaaaaagaacgaAAGGCATAAAGGAAGCATGGCAAAAGCAAATCATGCAGCTCAATCCATCCATCATACTCATCCCTTAAAAGCCCTAGTCTAAACCAAATcaataattcaaattcaaattgatGAAAGAAACAGTAGCACCACTCAACAATCTATGTTCAACAACGCTAGTGCAGCGGTCTTGTCTCCGAATTTTCATAAAACCGAGCGAGAACTATCAAAAGTGTTCTGCAGTATCAGCTTCTATGAAGCATTCCAAAATGTAAACATGTTTCATCTTCCAAGTAGCCAAAAATGGACAAGATAGCAAAGTAAATTGGACAATATATGTACGAGAGTACGAGTTCATACCGATTAAATCACCAATTTGGTAACAATTTCACTAACAAAACAAAGCGAAAGATACTCCGAATCCAAAAACAATCAATTTACATTACCTGAAAGAGGAAATACTGACAGTGATCATTCGAAAGCGGCTGCGAAGACTTGATAATCTGGTGGAGATCGGTATCCATGAGCTCGTACACCAAGTACACGTCTTTAAAGCTCTTCCTCTGAATCGGCATCATCACATCCTTCAAGGCAATCACATTCTCGTGCCGGAGGTGCTGCAACAGCTTCAGCTCCCGCAGCGTCCGCAGCGCGTCGATTCGGTTCTCGAACGCATTGTTGATCTTCTTAATCGCCACCTTCTCGTTCGTCTCCCTGTTCACCGACGAGCAAACGATGCCGTACGCTCCCCGCCCGATCGGCTTGATCGGCACGTACTTGGTGTCGATCTCGAACAGCGTCTGCCACATCGAGTAGTAATGCTTCCCTTTCGCCCCGATCCCGTTCGGAGGCTCCACTTGCGTCGCCATTTTTCCTTCACATTAACAAATTcgattaatttcttcttttttcccgcAGAAAGCTATCAGATTCTCATCAAACAAACAGAAAGATTTTACCTTTTTCAGTCCAGTCCCATCCACTCCGCTATCCCTCGTCCGAATCAGTCCCAATTCTAATCCAATCCACCGCAAACTTGCCCCAATTCCACCGACACAAACCCTAGTTCCAATTTCGCACCCGAATTCACCGAATCAAGTCATCTGGAATTGGGAACTCGGATTCCGATCTGGGTGCGTAGAAATATGGGCGGTTGACGAGCGGAGAGCTGTGGGTTCGTGATCTCGTCGCGGTTAGAGCAGAGAGGGGAAGAGCTCGTGACAATTATGATGcggattttaattattttttaatattttctggattattatttttaatttaattatttatttcttgtttttgtcCGATGGATGACGAATCGCAGCATCTCCCACCAGATTTCGCTCTTTTAACGCTAGCGAGAAGACCAACGGATATTTTTAATCGGCGGGACCCATCTTTTTTTTAGCAAGGCGGGCATTCAACGGCCTCGCTACGTCGTCGTCTCGTTGGAGTCACGTGATTGGCTCGTGACTTTAAAACGTGGCGCCAAATCCACGGGAAGAAGAAGCTTCGAGCTTTCGCGGAGAGAGGGGCGACGGCATCGTCTTCCGCGGCTGTAAGTCTCGCTCTCACTCGCTCGCATTTGATTCggttcttcaaaattttcaaatttctgtGGTTTCAggcttcaaattttgaaaatttgatgcaGATCGCGGCGGAGTTCCGAAGGGAAGCGCGGAGGTTTTCTTCCGGAAAGTGACGGTCTGGAAGGACGACGGCGACGGCGACGCACCGCCTGTCTTTGTAGGTATTTTCAgtgttcttatttatttatttagaatcATTTAGATTAATGCATTTTCGAAAAATTAACCAATTTTCGATTTTGCATGAGTAACATAGAGTGAATTCGTCTCCCTCTcttgttttggaattttgagaAGAATATCTAGAGTTGTTAAAGACTGCCTCGGGTCCTTGGTGAAGAATCGTTGCGAAAAAAATTCGTGCTTGTGTACGAGTTGCTGGACCAAATCATTGTGGGTGTCTTCAAAGTCCTGCATTTTGTGACTTATGTGTGTGTAATCTTGCTAACCTGTTGTATATTATGGGAGTCGTATGTGTTCAATGAGCCGGTTGTGGTTGATCCTGTGCAGTTACTGCCTCCGGGTTCTGCTGGAATTTTTACGGTATTATTTATATGATCATTTGCATTCTGGTGGCAGTATTTTTGGTTGGTTCTGATTGAATTGTATGGTTTGATTGACTTGCTAAACTTGCATGTTGGTATCAGGCCAAAAGAATGCCAGTGACGACAATCGCAAAATCTGTTGTTGCAAATGAGCGTGGAGgtagaaagagagaggaaattTTTGTGGGCGTAATTGAAAAAATGAGTGTTACTTTCAGTTCCAGTGTAAGTACCTCGTGTTTGgctcaccatttttatttcttgttaGCGTCACAACCCCCAGGTGGTAATCAATTTTGAGCTGTTTTGATTACTATGATGTTGTTCTTGCAGGGATATATACTTCTGAGATTGATGGTACCATCCAATTGAAGAGTTATCTCACAGGCAATCCAGAAATTTGACTTGCTCGGTAGTCTTCGTTTActatctttctttaatagtttgCTGGGATTGAGTGTGATCTGTGAGATTTGGATGTCAGTGCTGTTAGTAGCATTGCCCTCTTAATCTGATTATGCTGCCTCTTCCAACAGATTATATTTTAGGAACAGGGGTTGTTATACTGGCCGATTGTAATTTCCACGAATCTGTACATCTTGATAGTTTCAATGTTGACAGAACACTTACATTGGTGAGTCTGATTGAGACACTGTAATTTTTAATCGTCTGCagtacttcttgaggagggagATATAACTACTGTTCTGTTAGTGCTAAAGTTAATGGATCACACCACTGTTTAATAGGTACCAACAGATGGTGAATTTCCTGTCATGAATTACCGCATCACTCAGGAGTTCAAGCCATCCTTTCATATTAATGCGTTTATTGAAGAAACAGGACTGCCTAAGGTgaagaaaaagttcaaaaagCTCTTGTATCTTAAAATAGTAACATCCGATTCCATCTAAATCATGCTTTGTTAGGCTGATTTCCCCTCAAGCATTATTGCAGATAAAATCCTTGTGCAGATTCCGCTGCCAGCATATACAGCAAATGCCTACCTTAGAGTTAGAGCAAAATTAATGTTAGATTTCTGGTCTGCTGTCTTATATTTTGCTTCTGTTGACTGAAGAGCATAGAGCATAGACTTTGATTGTTAACTTTTATTTGTAGATATTTGACCTATATTGTACCAAACTAGCCATTGATCATTAATGTATGATAATGTTATACTTTTATAAGCAACTCCACATATATGATTTACTGAACTTCTCGGTAATGTTATCGTTGGTTATGACTAACCATATAGAAAAGCATATAAAGGAACTCTTATGTAAACGTTGATACTTTCAAGTAGGGTTCAGGATTGACAGGATCAACAACAGTGGAGCAATTCCCGTTAGGCAGACAATTCATTTCCTAAAttattccttttctttctcttctttaatATGTTTCATGGAATTGTCTCTTGTATATTACACACTATTTATTATGTTTCAGTTCAAACTTGGGACAGCTTTTAGAAAATTTGGATGAACTTTTACTCAGCGATAAATCTTTAGGTAACCACATGCAAGAATGGGGAAAAATTTAATCTTTCAAACTGGTTCCATATTTGCATTACTGATTATCTCGTCCGCTCTGGGCTACATCAGGGTTAGTTTTGAGTTGGAACCTGGAGCGGTTGGAAACACAACTGATGGGTTTGCTTCAGTGTTCGAAATTAGTAACAGGTGCCTTACATTGTAGATTGTTGGTTTACAGGCAAAGCTGACATTTTCACAGGAATCACTTGGTATACACTATTTTATTTTGGAGCCTGTAAtgctatattatattcaatgtCATTTATGTGTCAGAAGAATGAAAAAGAAACTGGTGTGTAAATTCTACTTTGTTTCTGCATTTGTACTGATGTAGGAAATATTACCAAAGAAGCTGGACCTCTTAGCATGACCTTCACAATACCTATGGTCAATGCTTAAAGGCTTCTGGTAAGATTTTCTCTTGACCTTCTAAGGACCTAACCGGATGCATCCAATTTCTGTTGACCTATGGTACAAACTCAGAGCTTAAATTTTCTTAATGCTATTAGAATTGTGTAGAAACAAGGGCTGGGAGTCTATGTAAGCAGTGCTACCAAATTAAAACGGACTTGTGTCCTACAAGTGAATTTTATGTGTAAATCAAAATTAGGTTCTAAAGTAGCCATCTAGGTGAGTTAGTTGACCTTAATTTGAGAATCAAAC encodes the following:
- the LOC137717364 gene encoding mitogen-activated protein kinase homolog NTF3, giving the protein MATQVEPPNGIGAKGKHYYSMWQTLFEIDTKYVPIKPIGRGAYGIVCSSVNRETNEKVAIKKINNAFENRIDALRTLRELKLLQHLRHENVIALKDVMMPIQRKSFKDVYLVYELMDTDLHQIIKSSQPLSNDHCQYFLFQLLRGLQYLHSANILHRDLKPGNLLINANCDLKICDFGLARTSTGKDQFMTEYVVTRWYRAPELLLCCDNYGTSIDVWSVGCIFAELLGRKPIFPGTECLNQLKLIINILGSQREEDLQFIDNPKATKYIKSLPFSPGTPLYPDAHPLAIDLLQKMLVFDPSKRISVTEALQHPYMAPLYDPSTNPPAEVPIDLDIDEDLGEETIREMMWREMLLYHPEAATDNAAVFS